The Ictidomys tridecemlineatus isolate mIctTri1 chromosome 1, mIctTri1.hap1, whole genome shotgun sequence DNA window GAAAAGGTACttaaaaaaactgtaaaatcaTGAACTAAAAACAAGGAATATCCTGTTTAACATATGCTTAATAAGCACAGTTTGTCAAATTGGCTATTctcaaatgtttttataattggAAATTACTTAAAATTAAGTCTTTTACATATATAAACCTGGATACTCAAGGATTCGATTAACCACTactatttttagatttatttttctattaagcaGAGCTGTTCTCTCAGCATCCACAGCTACTCCTAGGCTGTCATGGgctatataataaatttaaaaagctgacaTACTATCTGAAGGAGATTgagttttgaatatattttaaacaatctaGGAGCAGAGCTagtatatattataaaaacaaataaatgagatatAAGTCAAATTTATATAGCAACTCACCTATTTACAATTTTATGGACTTCCGTTTTCCCATCATTTCTAGGGTGGTCTGGAGTAGCAGGAGGTGAAGAGTTAAGCCACTCTTGGTTTGATAAAATATTATCTGGTGGAATGTCAGTAAATAATGGATCTTCTTCCAGATCTCTATGTTTAATTTAATGAtgcataaaaaaattattatgacaTTTTCTAAACCAAAGGGTCTTTGCTATGttctgaaaaaaattacataatttttctaatataaaaaatTGAGGAATAATATCTTTTATAAACAAATTACCATTTTATACTAACAATATCAAGACTATGCTAATTTTGTTATGAGGTTTAATGAATGTCTTACAATTTTAAAGGATGGTAGTATCAGGACTTCtggattttacttttaaaacttgTAAGCTATTAGAGGTACTTCTTAAGCATAAGGAAAGAACTAAGAAAGTTCTGTCTCCAAGGTGAACATTCAACTCACAGAATCAAACACATACTTACACTGCTCCTGCTATTAAGCCATTCTCTACCACGTCTTTATCTTCTGGGCACAAAGGTTTATATTCTGTATAGTTTCTTTCTTCAAGATTTCTTAGGACTAAGTTGTAAAGAATATGCTCATTGGGTTTTTGCAGAAGATGTTCAAACATTCTCAATGTCATGATGCTTATCTGAAACCAAAGTTGATAAAAGCTGACTGAAAAATATCttcacacatattttaaaatcagtactTTAAAGAATCCAAGCCCAATACTAAATCATTACACAACTTACCTCATCAGATATGTGATCGCAATGCTCAATTAACCTATGTCTTAAAGGATGTCTGCTAATTTCCGCCAGAGTTTCTGGTTCCCTCTGCTCTCCAAGGATAAAAACCACCATTTCTTGAAGCAATACATCAGAGGTTACTTGCCGAACAATACGATGAAGCAGAGCAGTTGATGTCAGAATACCCATCTCAGAACTGAGCACAACAAACAGGACATTAGAGGGCAGAAacgacagtcttttttttttttttttttttaagataagaagGTACTTACGTCTGCATTAACTGAGGTTCCATAACACCAACGAAAAATCTTTCATGAACAGCTTTGGCAAGAGCAACAGCAGCAGTCTAGAATATAGTATGAGCGTAATTATTTTTTAAGGGAAAGAGATTAATTTGTAATATCAGCAAATCAGTTTGCACTCCCCAAGTCAACATAGAAAGTAAatgcttaggggctggggatgtggctcaagcggtagcgcgctcgcctggcatgcgtgcggcccgggttcgaacctcagcaccacataccaacaaagatgttgtgtctgccgagaactaaaaaagaaatactaaaaattctttctctctctctctctctctctctcctctctcactctctctttaaaaaaaaaaaaagaaagtaaatgctTGCCTATCAACCAAAAACCTAAATTAGAAGTTAGCTATTtgattattcacatttttttaatttcccaaaaTAAGAGGAACAGAATGAAAACATTATCCCAATAACCTTGGGGAAGAAGTTAACATCTTCCCCAAAAGGAGAACCAGAGGTAGACAATGTTGTGAAGTCAGTGTTTGTTAGCACTATACTAGAATactcaaagaaacagaaaaggacaGAACTTGAACTTTGGTTGGGTCCAGAATTgtagtacacacatacacatacaatttttaaaagtttatttaactaAACATAGAATCCTAAGACAATTAAGATCTACTTGGGGATATAAATTATGGATTCAAACAGATTACTTAGTTGACATATTCTAAATTTatcaataaaaaactaaaaacttcaaACCTTTTGCGCTTCCTTAATGAGTTGATCACAATAATCAAaccaggaaagaaatgaaattaaggcTCGTTTTCCCGGAAATGCTGAAGCATCTTCTTTGTGACTGTACGAGTCCAAGCTGTGGACACGAGGGAAACAACAAGCCGGAGTTACTCGAGGGCAGGAGCTTATGCAGCACTCATGGGAATGCCAGGGCACAGGGATGTTCACTATAAAATGAACTCAGAACACACGGTATGGCATGTCCACAGAGGCAATGCTGGATGACAATCACAGGGGACTTTTGGCAGAATCACAGGTAAGAGAAAACCTTTTAAATCAAAGATGTAAATCATTTTCACCCCTAAGAGGGAAAAGAGACTAAAGCAGGATGGAGCAGGAGAAAAAACAATTACACAGCGCCTCATGCTTCTGCCAGCAGTCTGACCAAGGGATGGCGGTGAAAGGGGGAGGTTCTCAGCTGCTGGGATGTGAAGAAAGGGGGCAACAGAGGATCTGTAAAGAGAAAGCGGCTGCCCAGCTGCTCTTCTGGCCTTAAAATGCAATCCAGTCCCAATGTCTACCTGCAAGGTGACAGAACACAGTCTGGATGGAAAAGCACATGAAAAACAAGGAAGGGTCAAACATCtggagaaaaacaataaaagggaATCATGTCAAAATAGCAGGCTGTTAATAGGTGGTGGGATTATGAGTAGTTTTGTTTATGCTGCTTTTTAAGAACTTATAAAATGTTCTACAATAATCATATATTCTTATAAGAATCGAGTGGGGAGTCCACAAAGGTGGGAAGAGGAATGAAAGAATGAAGTAGGAGACATTCCACTCAAGCAGGCCACAAGACATACGAGACTGCTGTAGAGGCTGTGTGAGTCATTTATCAGAAAAAATAGAGTCctcctttagatttttttttttttttttaataaaaagaaccAGGTAAAGATACTGGgtatgtttgtttggttttttgtttgcttcatgGCATTATGGATTGAATCCacaggagctctaccactgagctgcatacccagccattttcagtttttattctgagacagtatcttgctaaattgcctggtCCTGAACTTGtgagccttccaagtagctaagATTATGGGCGTGGCCACTACACCATACCACAGTTCCTGGTCTTAATGTAAACCCTCAAAAACTGATGAGCATAATAGACAAAATAAAAGTACCTCAACTATATAACAGCTGGACTGTCCCCACACCACCTTGTTACCACTCGATAAATTTAATGTATGCCTCCATATTCCATTTAGTGTCATTAGTAATGAtcaaaactaaagatttttatcattgtgaaataaaaacatttttttgaatgTAGGTATAAGAAGTCACTTTTAGGGGAAAATACAAAGAATGGTGCTTACCCCCAGTTAATTGCTTCCACGGTTTCAATATCTAACGGGTCCACCGACTGAGGTAGGGCCTTGTACAGGGAGGCGAGCCTGTCAGTCAGGAGCTCACACAAGCAAGTGCTCTCAGTAAGGCACTTGGCGGCCGCCGGCTCAGGCAGACTCACCAGCAGCATCAAGCCCTCGCAGGCCTTCACAGCTATTCGGCCATCCTAAGGGGAAAGACATACCCTCCAAGTCGTGAACTAGACACACATCAAGCtggaaaaattcaatataaaaggATTCAgtgttttacattatttttacatttattttcattacttgggattgaacccaggggtacttaaaactgagccacttcctcagccctttttatatttttgttgagacagagtcttgctaagttgctcagggtctcactaacttacggaggctggctttgaatttgagattccCGTCTcatctccagagttgctgggatcatagctCTATGCCACCAGGTCTGATGTTCTCTACTTTACATGCATATTATTGTGATCATGTTAAAGAGAAAAAGTCAAGAGGACGACTCACAGGACTTCTGGTGAGATTTAACAAAGAATTCACTAAATTATAGTCCTGGTGTGGACGAATAACAGGGGCCTCCGGCAGTGAGGTGACACTGAGGTCATCTAAGCTCGTGGACAGGTCGTCCATCTGATGAGGGGGCTCCTCCTCTGACTCCGCGGGCTCTACTCCGGTGGCACCATGCAGGTCCTCTGGCTGATGGGACTGTCCTGTGTCAGCTGACAAGGAATCTTCACCTTTTAATATGTCTTCTGAAATTACATTTGTTGCTCCTTTGGAAGTCAATGATTTCAACTTGTTctgaaaagaaatacaaacatatgtatgtttgtatatttGATAAGGTTCACATTATTAAGAACTTTATAACCAGAAATCATACTTTCATGAATTTTTCTATAACTAATATACCACATGTCTAAATAGCCATAAGtattatgtaaaatgaaaatatccatttcttttctcaatttttttaaaatttttgatggtgctagggattgaacccagggcctcacacgtgccaggcaaatgctctacactgaactacattctcagccctttttattttcagacagggtct harbors:
- the Fhip2a gene encoding FHF complex subunit HOOK interacting protein 2A, which codes for MFSKFTSILQHAVEALAPSLPLQEDFVYHWKAITHYYIETSDDKAPVTDTNIPSHLEQMLDILVQEENERESGETGPCMEYLLHHKILETLYTLGKADCPPGMKQQVLVFYTKLLGRIRQPLLPHINVHRPVQKLIRLCGEVLATPTENEEIQFLCIVCAKLKQDPYLVNFFLENKLKSLTSKGATNVISEDILKGEDSLSADTGQSHQPEDLHGATGVEPAESEEEPPHQMDDLSTSLDDLSVTSLPEAPVIRPHQDYNLVNSLLNLTRSPDGRIAVKACEGLMLLVSLPEPAAAKCLTESTCLCELLTDRLASLYKALPQSVDPLDIETVEAINWGLDSYSHKEDASAFPGKRALISFLSWFDYCDQLIKEAQKTAAVALAKAVHERFFVGVMEPQLMQTSEMGILTSTALLHRIVRQVTSDVLLQEMVVFILGEQREPETLAEISRHPLRHRLIEHCDHISDEISIMTLRMFEHLLQKPNEHILYNLVLRNLEERNYTEYKPLCPEDKDVVENGLIAGAVDLEEDPLFTDIPPDNILSNQEWLNSSPPATPDHPRNDGKTEVHKIVNSFLCLVPDEAKSSYHVEGTGYDTYLRDAHRQFRDYCAICLRWEWPGSPKALEKCNLEAAFFEGHFLKVLFDRMGRILDQPYDVNLQVTSVLSRLSLFPHPHTHEYLLDPYVNLASGCRSLFSVIVRVVGDLMVRIQRIQDFTPKLLLVRKRLLGLEPEGPIIDHITLLEGVIVLEEFCKELAAIAFVKYHTSSTP